The segment CATTGGTAGGATGCTTTTTGAAGAGTGCCGGGTTCACCCCGAAGTGATTGATGGCGTGCCTGATTCTGGTGTGGAAGGAGCAATTGGTTACGCGCATGCTAGCGGAATAAAACAGGATCGTTTAATTCTACGTGATGCAAAAATACCAAGAACTTTTATTACGCCTGGCCAAAAGAATAGGAGTTTGGCTGCCAGAATAAAATATACAATAGTAAAGGCTGTTGTCCGTCTTTATTCTCTCATCATGGTTGTGGATGATAGTTTGGTCCGGAGCACAACGATGAAGGAATTAATAAAGATGATCCGCAAGGCTGGGAGAAAAATCTTGAGGATTATCGTGGGGATTGTGAGTCCCAAGATAAAATTTCCCTGTTATTACGGGATTGATATGCCCACCAAGGGAGAATTAATAGCAGCTAGTAAATCAGTGGATCAAATAAGGGAAGAGATTGACGCTGATGAACTATATTATCTTTCTTTGGACGGGCTGAAACAAGTTTTAATTGACTTCGGTGCAGACCCAAAGAATTTTTGTTTTGCCTGTTTTGACGGCAATTACAAAATACCTTTAAATTAAAAACAAAAGCCGGTAGCGTGGAGAACTACCGGTTTTATTATTGTTTTTTTAATTCCCTAATTTCATCGCGTAAGATGGCCGCCAGCTCGAATTCCAAACTTTTGGCAGCCATCTTCATCTGTTGCTCTTTGTCTTTAATAATTTCAGCGATGGGGCGTTTGTCGCCCTTGAGATCTAAGGAAAGAATGGCCTCGGTTTTGGAATGAGATTTTATTTTTTTAGCAGTGTGAGAGTTGCCTTTGGCAGTAATTCCAAATTCTTCTAAAATATTTTTAATATTTTTTTCAATGGTTTTTGGAGTAATGCTATATTTTTTATTATATTTTAACTGGATTTTTCTGCGGCGATCAGTTTCTTTAAGGGCTTCTTTGATAGAGTTGGTGATGTTGTCAGCGTAAAGAATAACCTGGCCATTAATGTTTCTAGCTGCCCGACCAATTGTTTGAATTAAGGAGGTTTCGTTGCGCAGAAATCCTTCTTTGTCAGCATCAAGGATGGCCACGAGAGAAACTTCGGGGATATCTAAACCTTCGCGCAGTAGATTGACCCCGACGATCACATCTATCTTTCCTTGGCGCAGTTCGGTGATGGTTTGGATTCTTTCCAGAGTTTCTACATCACTATGTAAATATTTTACTTTTATTTTTTTTCTTTCCAGATATTCAGTCAGATCCTCGGCCATGCGCTTGGTCAGGGTGGTGACTAGGGCACGCTCGTGTTTTTTGATGCGGTCATCAATGCGGATGAGGAGGTCTTCGATTTGAGATTTATTTTTAGTTGAAGAGACAATCGGCCGAATAATAACTTCTGGATCTACGAGACCAGTGGGGCGAACAATTTGTTCGACAATTTGCTCGCTTTCGCGGATTTCATCTTCAGCTGGAGTGGCAGACATATAAATTATTTGATTGATTTTTTGGGCAAATTCATAGGCTTTGAGTGGACGATTGTCACGAGCTGATGGCAATCTAAAACCATGTTCTATTAGGACATCTTTGCGGGATTTGTCGCCATTATACATACCGCGGATTTGTGGCAGGGTGACGTGCGACTCATCGATAACAGTCAGGAATTTTTTGGAGCAATTTTGGAAGTAATCCAGTAAAGTAAAAGGCGGTTCGCCTTCTTGGCGATTTTCAAAATGGCGGGAATAATTTTCAATACCATTGCAATAGCCGATGTTTTTTATCATTTCCAGGTCATAACGAGTGCGGCGTTTTAGTCTCTCGTATTCCAAAATTTTATTTTTTTTAATAAAATATTGGAGACGTTCTTTGAGTTCGGCGTTGATCGACTTAAAGGCGCTTTCGCGCGCTTCTGGGTTGGCCACATAATGTTTGGCTGGAAAAATCCAGACATCTTTTAATTCATTTTTTATTTTTCTACTAATAGAATCTATGGCTTCGATTATTTCAATTTTATTATTAATAACAAAACGATAAATAATTTCTTCATTGACTGGCATGACTTCTAGGGTCTGGCCACGCAGGCGAAATTGGCCGCGGCGCAAGTCAGAGTTGGTGCGTTCAAATTGCATAGTGATTAATTGTTTTACCAATTTTTCACGGTCTAGGTTTTGACTTTGTTCGAGGTGTAAAACAATGCTTTCGTATTCTTCGGGCGAACCCAGACCATAAATGGCCGAGACGGAAGCCACGATAATAACATCTTGGCGGGTTAAAAGGGCTTGAGTGCAGGCATGGCGCAGGCGGTCTATTTCTTCATTGATCTGAGCTTCTTTTTCAATATAGGTATCGGTGTGGGGCAAATAAGCTTCAGGCTGATAATAATCATAATAACTGACAAAATATTCAACAGCGTTATTTGGAAAGAATTCGCGAAATTCTTGGCAAAGCTGGGCAGCCAGAGTTTTATTGTGAGAGATAACCAAAGTGGGCAATTGGACTTTTTCAATCACATTGGCTACGGTAAAAGTCTTGCCCGAGCCAGTGACGCCCAAAAGTGTTTGTTTTTTGAGGCCACGCTCAAGACCGGCGACTAATTTTTTAATCGCTTGCGGCTGGTCGCCCGAAGGTTCAAATTTTGATTGAAGTTTAAATTTCATAAGCCCTATAAGTATAACCTTAAGAGTTTATTTTTTCAAGAGTAATAATGTCCACTTTCTTTTTTAAAAAAGAAAGTGGACGGAAAGAAAAATTGCCGCTTAATAAAAAGGCAGTAAATTCGGCGCTGCGCCAAGCTGTCCGCCCAAAACTCATCCCGCCGAACCCAAGGCGGGATTCAAACAGTTGAGCGGACGGTCGCTTGTCTTTGCTTGAATTTAATCTGCCTTTTTATAATGCGGCCTTATTCAAATATTTAACGTTGACTCAAAAGTGTAATTGATAGTTGGGCTGGGGAGAGGTTTTTGACTAAAATCCCCAAAAAACATATACTTAAGATATAAATAAGCGAACTAATTAATTAAAATTCAGCCGTTTTTTAATGTGCTGGATAAAAAAGGTATATATGGAAATATCAAATCAAGATCATAGCCACAAAACAATGTGGTGGTACAAAGTTTTGGTGGTACTATGCGTGACAGCTATCGTGATAGTTTCGGTGGTTCTGGCTCTGCGCCGCAATGATTTTAATAACCAATTTTCAGTTTCGGCTACCGGTCGCGTTTTTGCCAAACCAGATATTGCCAACCTGACTGTGGGGC is part of the Candidatus Kuenenbacteria bacterium genome and harbors:
- the uvrB gene encoding excinuclease ABC subunit UvrB, which translates into the protein MKFKLQSKFEPSGDQPQAIKKLVAGLERGLKKQTLLGVTGSGKTFTVANVIEKVQLPTLVISHNKTLAAQLCQEFREFFPNNAVEYFVSYYDYYQPEAYLPHTDTYIEKEAQINEEIDRLRHACTQALLTRQDVIIVASVSAIYGLGSPEEYESIVLHLEQSQNLDREKLVKQLITMQFERTNSDLRRGQFRLRGQTLEVMPVNEEIIYRFVINNKIEIIEAIDSISRKIKNELKDVWIFPAKHYVANPEARESAFKSINAELKERLQYFIKKNKILEYERLKRRTRYDLEMIKNIGYCNGIENYSRHFENRQEGEPPFTLLDYFQNCSKKFLTVIDESHVTLPQIRGMYNGDKSRKDVLIEHGFRLPSARDNRPLKAYEFAQKINQIIYMSATPAEDEIRESEQIVEQIVRPTGLVDPEVIIRPIVSSTKNKSQIEDLLIRIDDRIKKHERALVTTLTKRMAEDLTEYLERKKIKVKYLHSDVETLERIQTITELRQGKIDVIVGVNLLREGLDIPEVSLVAILDADKEGFLRNETSLIQTIGRAARNINGQVILYADNITNSIKEALKETDRRRKIQLKYNKKYSITPKTIEKNIKNILEEFGITAKGNSHTAKKIKSHSKTEAILSLDLKGDKRPIAEIIKDKEQQMKMAAKSLEFELAAILRDEIRELKKQ